A region of Spiroplasma endosymbiont of Crioceris asparagi DNA encodes the following proteins:
- the tig gene encoding trigger factor, which produces MNFKEQKSKVVGQGQWIITIDGKEWKELVVKGKNRVRANVQIDGFRKGKAPESEIVKYLTPDKYLREAYRSAIMPAFDFAKSQETKIEPFSSPAPKVTKINEEMCEIVFEFDLKPIIKINSYTGYKGKDLVKEEAKVTKEELEKAIEDQRNKMALEKTRAKTAAIKDGDVVVFDFEGFVDGKTFEGGKAQDYKLTIGSNQFIPGFETSMIGKKLGKTEIEVKFPKDYGVKDLSNKKAIFKLDIKEIKERILPKKDDELALDLNIKNVKTYKELEEYITENIKKQKQENNKNIFVNNVIRKIVEASEIEIPKSAIDGEVQNLYKEFEQKVMSQGLTMKIYQEQTGLTNEAIKAELVDDATARLQSYLVTDHVRNSENFVVSDEESKEKLKAIATSFGVEEDYLLKNKIISEQQIAEEVIREKIVEFLFQNNG; this is translated from the coding sequence ATGAATTTTAAAGAACAAAAATCCAAAGTGGTTGGACAAGGGCAATGAATTATTACAATTGATGGTAAAGAATGAAAAGAATTAGTTGTCAAAGGAAAAAACAGGGTTAGAGCAAATGTTCAAATTGATGGTTTTAGAAAGGGTAAAGCCCCAGAATCAGAAATAGTTAAATATTTAACACCAGATAAATATTTAAGAGAAGCATATAGATCCGCAATTATGCCAGCATTTGATTTTGCTAAATCTCAAGAAACTAAAATTGAACCATTTTCTTCACCTGCACCAAAGGTTACTAAAATAAATGAAGAAATGTGTGAAATAGTATTTGAATTTGATTTAAAACCAATTATCAAAATCAATAGTTATACAGGATATAAAGGAAAAGATTTAGTTAAAGAAGAGGCAAAAGTAACTAAAGAAGAACTAGAAAAAGCAATTGAAGATCAAAGAAATAAAATGGCTTTAGAAAAAACAAGAGCAAAAACTGCTGCAATTAAAGATGGTGATGTTGTTGTATTTGATTTTGAAGGTTTTGTTGATGGAAAAACTTTTGAGGGTGGAAAAGCGCAAGATTATAAATTAACAATTGGTTCTAATCAATTCATTCCTGGTTTTGAAACATCTATGATAGGAAAAAAACTTGGTAAAACAGAAATTGAAGTTAAATTTCCGAAAGACTATGGTGTAAAAGATCTTTCTAATAAAAAAGCAATCTTTAAATTAGATATTAAAGAAATTAAAGAAAGAATTTTACCTAAAAAAGATGATGAATTAGCACTAGATTTAAATATTAAAAATGTTAAAACTTATAAAGAATTAGAAGAATATATTACAGAAAATATTAAAAAACAAAAACAAGAAAATAACAAAAATATTTTTGTTAACAATGTAATTAGAAAAATTGTGGAAGCATCAGAAATTGAAATTCCAAAATCAGCAATTGATGGTGAAGTACAAAATCTTTATAAAGAGTTTGAACAAAAAGTTATGTCTCAAGGTTTAACAATGAAAATCTACCAAGAACAAACTGGTTTAACAAATGAAGCAATAAAAGCAGAACTTGTTGATGACGCCACAGCAAGATTACAAAGTTATTTAGTAACTGATCACGTTAGAAATTCAGAAAATTTTGTTGTAAGTGATGAAGAATCAAAAGAAAAATTAAAAGCTATAGCAACATCATTTGGTGTTGAAGAAGATTATTTATTAAAAAACAAAATAATTTCAGAACAACAAATTGCGGAAGAAGTAATTAGAGAAAAAATCGTAGAATTTTTATTCCAAAACAATGGATAA
- the efp gene encoding elongation factor P, whose amino-acid sequence MSANDLKPGVTFIYDNNLFVVLESSFSKTGRQQGKVSAKVKNLRTGARVELTFTGGEKVQKALIEKVDMQYLYNDGENCILMNVDSYEQVEIPVKTLEWELKFINDGTMVKMSQFNNELLGITIPDKVELIVSETEPAVKGDTTSGAQKKAVLETGHKLNVPLFIKDGEKIVVSTNDGKYVGRA is encoded by the coding sequence ATGTCTGCAAATGATTTAAAACCAGGAGTAACTTTTATATACGATAATAATTTGTTTGTAGTTTTAGAAAGTTCATTTTCTAAAACCGGAAGACAACAAGGAAAAGTATCTGCAAAAGTAAAAAATTTAAGAACTGGCGCTAGGGTTGAATTAACCTTTACTGGTGGTGAAAAAGTTCAAAAAGCTTTAATTGAAAAAGTTGATATGCAATATCTTTATAATGATGGAGAAAATTGCATTTTAATGAATGTTGATTCATATGAACAAGTTGAAATACCTGTAAAAACATTAGAATGAGAATTGAAATTTATAAATGATGGAACAATGGTTAAAATGTCACAATTTAATAATGAATTGCTTGGAATAACAATTCCTGATAAAGTGGAATTAATTGTTTCAGAAACTGAACCAGCTGTTAAGGGAGATACAACTTCTGGAGCACAAAAAAAAGCAGTACTAGAAACAGGTCATAAATTAAACGTGCCATTATTTATTAAAGATGGTGAAAAAATTGTTGTAAGTACTAATGATGGCAAGTATGTTGGAAGAGCATAA
- the fmt gene encoding methionyl-tRNA formyltransferase yields MFNIIFCGTLDISRDILKTLFENKHYNILGVITQTDKEQGRGQKISQNSVKKFCIENNIKCFQPTKMKEIYDEVLNLKPDFLITCAYGKILPESFLNIFKNSINFHASLLPKYRGGSPVQKAIANGEKETGISLMKMIKQMDAGEVYFQKSILIELHDNAQDIFAKLSKISCDIVGKELIQVLNGELKGKPQDESKVTFAYNLKNEDEKIDWNKTSLEIHNFIRSLAIKPGAFSILNNARIKILASDLPSEQQSFKKLDLKVGTIFDINKLGMFVKTIDGAIIIKLIQKESKNITETKALKNNPQFLNKIFNV; encoded by the coding sequence ATGTTTAATATTATTTTTTGCGGAACACTTGATATATCAAGAGACATTTTAAAAACTTTATTTGAAAATAAACATTACAACATACTTGGTGTAATTACTCAAACCGACAAAGAACAAGGCAGGGGTCAAAAAATTAGTCAAAATAGTGTGAAAAAATTTTGTATAGAAAATAATATCAAATGTTTTCAGCCTACAAAAATGAAAGAAATCTATGACGAAGTACTAAATTTAAAACCAGATTTTTTAATTACTTGTGCTTATGGAAAAATTTTGCCAGAATCATTTTTAAATATTTTTAAAAACAGCATTAATTTTCATGCAAGTTTACTTCCAAAATATCGTGGTGGTAGTCCAGTTCAAAAAGCGATTGCAAATGGTGAAAAAGAAACTGGAATTTCACTTATGAAAATGATTAAACAAATGGATGCAGGAGAAGTGTATTTCCAAAAATCTATTTTGATTGAATTGCATGATAATGCTCAAGATATTTTTGCAAAACTTTCTAAAATTTCTTGTGATATAGTTGGTAAGGAATTAATTCAAGTTTTAAATGGAGAGTTAAAGGGAAAACCTCAAGATGAAAGCAAAGTTACATTTGCATATAATCTAAAAAATGAAGATGAAAAAATTGATTGAAATAAAACAAGTTTAGAAATTCATAATTTTATTAGATCTTTAGCAATTAAACCCGGAGCATTTTCAATTTTAAATAATGCAAGAATTAAAATTTTAGCTTCAGATTTGCCAAGTGAACAACAATCATTTAAAAAACTTGATTTAAAAGTAGGTACAATATTTGATATTAATAAACTAGGAATGTTTGTAAAAACTATTGATGGTGCAATAATTATTAAATTAATTCAAAAAGAATCAAAAAATATTACAGAAACAAAAGCATTAAAAAACAACCCTCAATTTCTAAATAAAATTTTTAATGTATAA
- a CDS encoding DUF2779 domain-containing protein has product MKNYVSKETFKNYLGNCPKVAWALSNIQNFKKAAELQKNKKYIFKIDKNVEEEDSFNNSRAFNNLEYYLYLLEKNELSLEEFENKKKFMSIFSDDGLIDDQFAGSSIEDGNLVGELARQLFIKKNLIQNQKNNEEKRCESLELISNMNDAMAKTKAYLNDENVRYLFEPAFIAMNGNLRTRCDILVNNGNNHVEIVEVKATTSIKQEHFLDLYYQKKILEMCGFIVDQVSLCIISKMYWKGAIVDNDIEIEKYKYEDFENELEELIDSELEYNGIDDDIDIDKLLVIYSTYEKSKSSKNIIEILNNIDTLMDFETYVENISQYLDNPILNSETCNKIAINSQIDKKTWVGMSEEKYCHHVLEWFDDKKLNVFDLGFRNKSLSAEIKIKYGKIYLDDFDIDKLIAQDNKFDVQKPKFQMQVIKRWLENKPFSIFNPKSISDIKNMIYKWYSKYPIYMYDFETSIWAIPKFNKSKSYQQIPFQYSLDIICEKNWSHDSKIVHTQFLAKERKDPREMLIKQMIKDMFLKGPGIYVAYNYSFEKSVIKSLIAAYPKYEKPLAFIYNNTIDLMNFFSMASKNLMNTSKESTWIYHPNFKKSYSIKYTQPALYPELSYDDLYINKGTKASESFRMYIDEFTSQEEWDESIYNNMLKYCNRDTMAMIVLLEAILKSLEKFEKEGYTHNV; this is encoded by the coding sequence ATGAAAAATTATGTAAGCAAAGAAACTTTTAAAAATTATTTAGGAAATTGTCCCAAGGTTGCTTGAGCACTTTCTAATATTCAAAATTTTAAAAAAGCTGCAGAGTTACAAAAAAACAAAAAATACATTTTTAAAATTGATAAAAATGTAGAAGAAGAAGATAGTTTTAATAATTCAAGAGCATTTAATAATCTTGAATATTATTTATACTTATTAGAAAAGAATGAATTATCTTTAGAAGAATTTGAAAACAAAAAAAAGTTTATGTCAATTTTTTCAGATGATGGTTTAATAGATGATCAATTTGCTGGTTCTTCAATTGAAGATGGTAATCTTGTGGGTGAACTTGCGAGACAATTGTTTATTAAAAAAAACTTAATTCAAAACCAAAAAAACAATGAAGAAAAAAGATGCGAAAGTTTAGAACTTATATCAAATATGAATGATGCAATGGCAAAAACAAAAGCATATTTAAATGATGAAAATGTTCGATATCTTTTTGAACCAGCATTCATTGCTATGAATGGCAATCTAAGAACTAGATGTGACATCTTAGTTAATAATGGAAATAATCATGTTGAAATTGTTGAAGTTAAAGCAACAACATCTATTAAACAAGAACACTTTTTAGATTTGTATTACCAAAAGAAAATTTTAGAAATGTGTGGATTTATTGTTGATCAAGTTTCTCTATGCATTATTAGTAAAATGTATTGAAAAGGTGCAATAGTTGATAATGATATTGAAATTGAAAAATATAAATATGAAGATTTTGAAAATGAATTAGAAGAATTAATTGATTCTGAACTTGAATATAATGGTATTGACGATGACATTGACATTGACAAATTACTAGTAATTTATTCAACATATGAAAAAAGTAAAAGTTCTAAAAATATTATTGAAATTTTAAATAATATTGACACATTAATGGACTTTGAAACTTATGTTGAAAACATATCTCAATATTTAGACAACCCAATTCTAAATAGTGAAACATGTAATAAAATTGCAATTAATTCACAAATTGATAAAAAAACTTGAGTCGGAATGTCAGAAGAAAAATATTGCCATCATGTTTTAGAATGATTTGATGATAAAAAACTTAATGTTTTTGATTTAGGTTTTAGAAATAAATCATTGAGTGCTGAAATCAAAATTAAATACGGAAAAATTTATTTAGATGATTTTGATATTGACAAATTAATAGCACAAGATAATAAATTTGATGTACAAAAACCAAAATTTCAAATGCAAGTAATTAAAAGATGGCTTGAAAACAAACCGTTTTCTATTTTTAATCCTAAATCAATTTCTGATATTAAGAATATGATTTATAAATGATATTCAAAATATCCAATTTATATGTATGATTTTGAAACTTCAATATGAGCAATTCCTAAATTTAATAAATCAAAATCTTATCAACAGATTCCATTTCAATATTCACTTGATATAATTTGTGAAAAGAATTGATCACATGATTCTAAAATTGTACATACACAATTTTTAGCTAAAGAACGAAAAGATCCTCGAGAAATGTTAATTAAACAAATGATTAAAGATATGTTTTTAAAAGGTCCAGGAATTTATGTTGCATATAATTATTCATTCGAAAAAAGTGTTATTAAATCATTGATTGCAGCATATCCCAAATATGAAAAACCATTAGCTTTCATTTATAACAACACAATAGATTTAATGAATTTCTTTTCAATGGCTTCAAAAAATTTAATGAATACATCTAAGGAATCAACATGAATATATCATCCAAATTTTAAAAAATCTTATTCAATTAAATATACTCAACCAGCACTTTACCCAGAATTGTCATATGATGATTTGTATATTAACAAAGGAACAAAGGCAAGTGAATCATTTAGAATGTATATTGATGAATTTACTTCACAAGAAGAATGGGATGAATCAATTTATAATAATATGCTTAAATATTGTAATAGAGATACAATGGCGATGATTGTGCTTTTAGAAGCCATTTTAAAATCACTAGAAAAATTTGAGAAAGAAGGATACACACATAATGTTTAA
- the mnmA gene encoding tRNA 2-thiouridine(34) synthase MnmA: MKKVIVGLSGGVDSAVAAHLLIKRGYQVEALFMRNWDSGINNDFLGNKNESEICPQEVDYNDAKEVAEKLGIKLHRVDFIKEYWDYVFKYFIDEYKKGRTPNPDILCNKYIKFNMFLNYAVKELNADYIATGHYAGVKFNKITKNFELLKGKDNSKDQSYFLSELNQEKLSKTLFPLYEYEKAEIRKIAKDNSLHIFEKKDSTGICFIGERQFTEFLQNYISNQPGDIVDIKTNKVIGQHIGAMYYTIGQRKGLNLGGQKEPYYVCGKDIEKKIIFVCPLSDGRFLNSDKCEVEDFNWIVDHKKYANNKFECTAKFRYRQADIKVTVEMVDENNLKVFMDTPIRAVTPGQECVLYLNEICLGGGKIK; encoded by the coding sequence ATGAAAAAAGTTATTGTTGGGCTTAGTGGTGGAGTTGATTCTGCTGTTGCCGCACATTTATTAATAAAACGGGGCTATCAAGTAGAAGCTCTTTTTATGCGTAATTGAGATAGTGGTATTAATAATGATTTTTTAGGTAATAAAAATGAATCAGAAATATGTCCTCAAGAAGTTGATTACAATGATGCAAAAGAAGTTGCTGAAAAACTAGGCATTAAGTTACACAGAGTTGATTTTATAAAAGAATATTGAGATTATGTTTTTAAATACTTTATTGATGAATATAAAAAAGGGAGAACTCCTAACCCAGATATTTTGTGCAATAAATATATTAAATTTAATATGTTTTTAAATTATGCGGTTAAAGAATTAAATGCTGATTATATTGCAACTGGGCATTATGCAGGTGTTAAGTTTAATAAAATTACAAAAAATTTTGAGTTATTAAAAGGCAAAGATAATTCTAAAGATCAATCATATTTTTTATCTGAACTAAATCAAGAAAAACTTTCAAAAACTTTATTTCCATTATATGAATATGAAAAAGCAGAAATAAGAAAAATAGCTAAAGACAATTCTTTGCATATTTTTGAAAAAAAAGATTCGACAGGAATTTGTTTTATTGGTGAAAGACAATTTACAGAATTTTTACAAAATTATATTTCTAATCAACCTGGTGATATTGTTGATATAAAAACTAACAAAGTTATTGGCCAACATATTGGGGCAATGTATTATACAATTGGACAAAGAAAAGGTTTAAATCTTGGTGGTCAAAAAGAACCTTATTATGTGTGCGGAAAAGATATTGAAAAGAAAATTATTTTTGTTTGCCCTTTATCTGATGGTCGTTTTTTAAATAGCGATAAATGTGAAGTTGAAGATTTTAATTGAATTGTAGATCATAAAAAATATGCTAATAATAAATTTGAATGTACTGCCAAATTTAGATATCGTCAAGCTGATATTAAAGTAACTGTGGAAATGGTTGATGAGAATAACTTAAAAGTATTTATGGATACTCCAATTAGAGCAGTTACACCCGGCCAAGAGTGTGTACTTTATTTAAATGAAATTTGTCTTGGTGGGGGAAAAATAAAATAA
- a CDS encoding DnaJ domain-containing protein, with protein MSDNKQKRDYYEVLGISKNADKDEIKKAFRSLAKKYHPDINKAPDAEEKFKEVSEAAEVLLDPQKKAMYDQYGHAGLNQQAGGFEGFGGFQDFFSNAAGGGDFFSDIFGSMFGGGHSRRNASETSGAKDILIKITLSLKELISGCTKVLKTKIDVVCKDCSGVGAPNPNDVKTCSNCNGAGTVYVTQQMGPMQFRSQEVCHKCSGKGKVFIHICKKCSGKGINKQEQEIDLKIPQGVIPGQQIQFRELGNYAANGRRGNIYADIDVQLPVKVKLLRNYDLELQFDVSYLEAITGCEKTFNFLGQNLNVKIPQGVVNGEVIVLKNQGLYKGTSSFSKRTNLNIVVNIVVPKHLSKTEKKLIDELNKESNFSPKNDVF; from the coding sequence ATGTCTGACAATAAACAAAAAAGAGATTATTATGAGGTATTAGGCATTTCAAAAAATGCTGATAAAGATGAAATCAAAAAAGCATTTAGAAGCTTGGCTAAAAAATACCACCCAGATATAAACAAAGCTCCAGATGCTGAAGAAAAGTTTAAAGAAGTTTCAGAAGCTGCTGAAGTATTGCTAGATCCACAAAAAAAAGCTATGTATGATCAATATGGACATGCTGGTTTAAATCAACAAGCCGGTGGGTTTGAAGGTTTTGGGGGATTTCAAGATTTCTTTAGTAATGCTGCTGGTGGCGGAGATTTCTTTTCTGATATATTCGGTTCTATGTTTGGTGGTGGCCATTCAAGAAGAAATGCAAGCGAAACAAGTGGTGCCAAAGACATTTTAATTAAAATAACACTTTCTTTAAAAGAACTTATTAGTGGGTGCACTAAAGTTTTAAAAACTAAAATTGATGTTGTTTGTAAAGATTGTTCAGGAGTTGGTGCGCCAAATCCTAATGATGTGAAAACATGTTCTAATTGTAATGGTGCAGGTACTGTTTATGTTACTCAACAAATGGGACCAATGCAATTTAGAAGTCAAGAAGTTTGTCATAAATGTTCTGGTAAAGGAAAAGTATTTATTCACATTTGTAAAAAATGTTCTGGTAAAGGAATTAATAAACAAGAACAAGAAATTGATTTAAAAATTCCTCAAGGAGTTATTCCTGGACAACAAATTCAATTTAGAGAACTTGGTAATTATGCCGCAAATGGTCGAAGAGGAAATATTTATGCAGATATTGATGTTCAATTGCCAGTTAAAGTGAAATTATTAAGAAATTATGATCTTGAATTACAATTTGATGTTAGTTATTTAGAAGCTATTACTGGTTGTGAAAAAACATTTAATTTTTTAGGTCAAAATTTAAATGTTAAAATTCCTCAAGGAGTTGTTAACGGTGAAGTAATAGTTTTAAAAAATCAAGGATTGTACAAAGGAACAAGTAGTTTTTCAAAAAGAACAAATTTAAACATTGTTGTAAACATTGTGGTTCCCAAACATTTATCTAAAACTGAAAAAAAACTTATTGATGAATTAAATAAAGAAAGTAATTTTTCACCAAAAAACGATGTTTTTTAA
- the dnaK gene encoding molecular chaperone DnaK, whose protein sequence is MGKEKILGIDLGTTNSCVAIIEGGQPLVLENPEGLRTTASVVAIKNGDIIVGGAAKRQSVTNLNTAISIKRLMGTTKKVKLENKDYTPEQISAEILRYVKKFAEEKTGSKIKKAVITVPAYFNDAQRKATRDAGKIAGLEVERIINEPTAAALAYGIDKKNQELKVLVYDLGGGTFDVSVLELVDGTFEVLSTSGDNKLGGDDFDQKIIDFIIDEIKKESGLDLSNDKMALQRFKDEAEKAKINLSSQLETEIHLPFIAMNANGPVNFSTKLTRTKFDAMTKDLVERTKKPVLDALKEAKLSADKLDQVLLVGGSTRIPSVQNLVKSLCGKEPNKTINPDEVVAMGAAIQGGVLAGDVTDVLLLDVTPLTLGIETMGGIMTPLIKRNTTIPTEKSQIFSTAVDNQPAVDINILQGERPMAADNKSLGQFQLSGIKPAPKGTPQIEVTFKIDANGIVSVSAKDKATNEEKSITISNSGSLSDADIEKMIKEAEENAEKDAVKKKNIETKNKAESYLNIIESAINDPNANASEEQKAQIKALSDEINDLIQKENYSALEAKMNELEEMMKMASQMAASQAGNNTTDENKTDENSSDNDNKN, encoded by the coding sequence ATGGGAAAAGAAAAAATATTAGGTATTGATTTAGGTACAACAAATTCATGTGTTGCCATCATTGAAGGTGGACAACCATTAGTTTTAGAAAATCCAGAGGGATTAAGAACAACTGCTTCAGTTGTTGCAATTAAAAATGGAGATATAATTGTTGGTGGTGCTGCAAAAAGACAATCAGTTACTAATTTAAATACAGCCATTTCAATAAAAAGATTAATGGGGACTACTAAAAAAGTTAAATTAGAAAACAAAGATTACACACCAGAACAAATTTCTGCTGAAATTTTAAGATACGTTAAAAAATTTGCTGAAGAAAAAACTGGTTCAAAAATTAAGAAAGCAGTTATTACAGTTCCTGCATACTTTAACGATGCTCAAAGAAAAGCAACAAGAGATGCTGGTAAAATTGCTGGATTAGAAGTTGAAAGAATTATTAATGAACCAACTGCAGCTGCATTAGCTTATGGAATTGATAAAAAAAATCAAGAATTAAAAGTATTAGTTTATGACTTGGGTGGAGGAACATTTGACGTTTCTGTACTTGAATTAGTAGACGGAACTTTTGAAGTATTATCAACATCAGGAGATAACAAATTAGGTGGAGATGATTTTGATCAAAAAATCATTGACTTTATTATCGATGAAATTAAAAAAGAATCAGGGCTAGATTTATCAAATGATAAAATGGCATTACAAAGATTCAAAGATGAAGCTGAAAAAGCAAAAATTAATTTATCATCACAATTAGAAACAGAAATTCATTTACCATTTATTGCAATGAATGCAAATGGACCTGTTAACTTTTCAACAAAATTAACTAGAACAAAATTTGATGCAATGACTAAAGATTTAGTTGAAAGAACAAAAAAACCAGTTCTTGATGCATTGAAAGAAGCAAAATTATCAGCTGATAAACTTGATCAAGTTTTATTAGTTGGAGGTTCAACTAGAATTCCAAGTGTACAAAACTTAGTTAAATCACTATGTGGTAAAGAACCAAACAAAACTATTAATCCAGATGAAGTTGTTGCTATGGGTGCAGCTATTCAAGGTGGTGTATTAGCTGGTGATGTAACAGATGTACTTTTATTAGATGTAACACCATTAACTTTAGGAATTGAAACAATGGGTGGAATTATGACACCATTAATCAAAAGAAACACAACTATTCCAACAGAAAAATCACAAATATTTTCAACTGCTGTTGATAATCAACCTGCTGTTGATATTAATATTTTACAAGGTGAAAGACCAATGGCTGCTGACAATAAATCACTTGGGCAATTTCAACTAAGTGGAATTAAACCAGCACCTAAAGGTACTCCACAAATTGAAGTAACATTTAAAATTGATGCAAACGGTATAGTATCAGTTTCTGCAAAAGATAAAGCAACTAATGAAGAAAAATCAATTACAATATCAAATTCAGGAAGTTTATCTGATGCCGATATTGAAAAAATGATTAAAGAAGCAGAAGAAAATGCTGAAAAAGATGCTGTTAAGAAAAAAAATATTGAAACAAAAAATAAAGCTGAAAGCTATTTAAACATTATTGAATCAGCAATCAATGATCCAAATGCGAATGCAAGCGAAGAACAAAAAGCACAAATTAAAGCATTATCAGATGAAATAAATGATTTAATTCAAAAAGAAAACTATAGTGCATTAGAAGCTAAAATGAATGAATTAGAAGAAATGATGAAAATGGCTTCTCAAATGGCAGCAAGTCAAGCGGGAAATAATACCACTGACGAAAATAAAACTGATGAAAACTCATCAGATAATGACAACAAAAATTAA
- a CDS encoding nucleotide exchange factor GrpE: MAKNNKNINDEKKQDELKENQKQEQHQTNDNQQKVNNQNEQNVDSKNEQETKVISDKDIIKKLEQEVKELNEKILLEIADKSNSVKMFKKEIESSKKYGGRFLAGDLLPAIGMLKQVIASSPDSPEIKNYLIGFEMIVKQIEDALERNGISQIIVKVGDKFDANFHEAVEQVESPKMESGQIVEITANGYKIHDKVIKHAMVKVAR, translated from the coding sequence ATGGCAAAAAATAATAAAAATATAAATGATGAAAAAAAGCAAGATGAATTAAAAGAAAATCAGAAGCAAGAACAACATCAAACAAATGATAATCAACAAAAAGTTAATAATCAAAATGAACAAAATGTAGATTCTAAAAATGAACAAGAAACTAAAGTGATTTCTGATAAAGATATTATTAAAAAACTTGAACAAGAAGTTAAAGAATTAAATGAAAAAATTTTACTTGAAATTGCAGATAAAAGTAATTCAGTGAAAATGTTTAAAAAAGAAATTGAAAGCAGTAAAAAGTATGGTGGTCGTTTCCTTGCTGGAGATTTATTGCCAGCAATTGGAATGTTGAAGCAAGTAATTGCATCATCACCAGATAGTCCAGAGATCAAAAATTATTTAATTGGTTTTGAAATGATTGTTAAGCAAATTGAAGATGCTCTAGAACGTAATGGTATAAGTCAAATTATCGTTAAAGTTGGAGACAAATTCGATGCTAACTTTCATGAAGCTGTAGAACAAGTTGAAAGTCCTAAAATGGAATCTGGTCAAATTGTGGAAATCACAGCAAATGGATATAAAATACATGATAAAGTTATAAAACACGCAATGGTTAAGGTTGCAAGATAA
- the hrcA gene encoding heat-inducible transcriptional repressor HrcA, translating into MLTDRQNSILKVIVDDYIRTATPVGSKRIMTLLDFQISSATIRNESVILEEKGFLEKQHSSSGRVPSTIGYRYYVDNLMGNINIDSIKTEIEKIFNKRGNNVSTIIDQSCKIICEMTNLATVFVSSDANSNVYLNRIELVPLDKETSTIICILSDGQVKNKVFKIENEVSIEDFKTAIKIFNERLVNTKIEEIEQKISLLKPLLDHEIKKVDLVLKNIFDGLFTNSFTQKNTSGLKYLLDNPEFNNPEKIKQMLEVLENISPFQWFDKTGSEQHQKSNILIGQKDGLKYDDIAMVGKKINSPKLGKVGDLILVGPKRLQYNVALEVLEWLKNKINNEFDNGV; encoded by the coding sequence ATGTTAACCGATAGACAAAATTCAATATTAAAAGTTATAGTTGATGATTATATTAGAACAGCAACACCAGTTGGATCTAAAAGAATAATGACATTATTAGATTTTCAAATATCTTCTGCAACAATAAGAAATGAATCTGTCATTTTAGAAGAAAAGGGGTTTTTAGAAAAACAACATTCTTCTTCAGGGAGAGTTCCATCTACAATTGGTTATCGATATTATGTTGATAATTTAATGGGGAACATAAATATTGATAGTATTAAAACAGAAATTGAGAAAATTTTTAATAAACGAGGGAATAATGTTTCAACCATTATTGATCAAAGTTGCAAAATAATTTGCGAAATGACAAACCTAGCAACTGTGTTTGTTTCAAGTGATGCTAATTCAAATGTCTATTTGAATAGAATTGAACTTGTTCCTTTAGATAAAGAAACTTCAACAATAATTTGTATACTATCAGATGGACAAGTAAAAAATAAAGTATTTAAAATTGAAAATGAAGTATCAATTGAAGATTTTAAAACTGCAATCAAAATTTTTAATGAACGTTTAGTGAATACAAAAATTGAAGAAATTGAACAAAAAATTTCTTTATTAAAACCTTTGTTAGATCATGAAATTAAAAAAGTAGATTTAGTTTTAAAAAACATTTTTGATGGATTGTTTACTAATTCATTTACACAAAAAAATACAAGTGGCTTGAAATATCTTTTAGATAACCCTGAATTTAATAACCCTGAAAAAATTAAACAAATGCTTGAAGTTCTAGAAAATATTTCACCATTTCAATGGTTTGATAAAACCGGTTCAGAACAACATCAAAAATCAAATATTCTTATCGGTCAAAAAGATGGCTTAAAATATGACGATATTGCAATGGTTGGTAAAAAAATTAATTCTCCTAAATTGGGTAAAGTTGGAGATTTAATATTGGTTGGACCAAAAAGACTTCAATACAATGTTGCTTTAGAAGTTTTAGAGTGATTAAAAAATAAAATAAATAACGAATTTGATAATGGGGTGTAG